One stretch of Halobacillus litoralis DNA includes these proteins:
- the uvrA gene encoding excinuclease ABC subunit UvrA yields MASKHISIRGARAHNLKNIDIDIPKNKLVVMTGLSGSGKSSLAFDTIYAEGQRRYVESLSAYARQFLGQMDKPDVDSIEGLSPAISIDQKTTSRNPRSTVGTVTEIYDYLRLLFARIGRPTCPKHGVEISSQTVQQMVDRVMEYPERTKLQILAPVVSGRKGEHAKVFEQLQREGYIRLRVDGEMREISEEINLEKNKKHSIEVVIDRIVVKEGVEGRLSDSIETALKLGGGHTIVDVIGEEELMFSEHHACPICGFSVSELEPRMFSFNSPYGACNRCDGLGTQLEVDIDLVIPDWSRSLNEHAIAAWEPQSSQYYPQLLKSVSDHYGIDMDKPFRDLPEEHKEKVLYGSGEDKIYFRYENDFGKVRENDIFFEGVIPNIARRYRETSSDYIREQMEKYMAQKPCPKCKGNRLNEEALAVLIDGKHIGITTDYSVTEAKEFFEALELTEKEETIARMILKEICERLSFLANVGLDYLTLSRSAGTLSGGEAQRIRLATQIGSALTGVLYVLDEPSIGLHQRDNDRLINTLKRMRDLDNTLIVVEHDEDTMLAADYLIDIGPGAGAHGGDIVTQGTPKQVMKSRKSLTGQYLSGKKFIPLPAERRKADDRFLRIKGAEENNLKKVDAEIPLGVFTAVTGVSGSGKSTLINEILYKSLSMKLHNGKQKPGKHQTIEGMEHLDKVIDIDQSPIGRTPRSNPATYTGVFDDIRDVFAQTNEAKIRGYKKGRFSFNVKGGRCEACRGDGIIKIEMHFLPDVYVPCEVCDGKRYNRETLEVKYKGKSIADVLGMTIEEALDFFANIPKIKRKLQTVADVGLEYIKLGQPATTLSGGEAQRVKLASELHRRSNGKSFYILDEPTTGLHVDDISRLLKVLQRLVDNGDSVLIIEHNLDVIKEADHIIDLGPEGGENGGRIIASGTPEHVSEQEISYTGRYLKPVLERDRARMDKKMNAREKVGNK; encoded by the coding sequence ATGGCCAGTAAACATATCAGTATTAGAGGAGCACGTGCTCACAATTTAAAAAATATCGATATCGACATCCCGAAAAACAAACTGGTCGTGATGACCGGTTTGTCCGGTTCAGGGAAGTCTTCTTTGGCCTTCGATACGATTTATGCAGAAGGACAGAGACGCTACGTTGAATCACTAAGTGCTTATGCACGCCAGTTTTTAGGACAAATGGACAAACCCGATGTGGATTCCATAGAAGGACTGTCACCGGCAATCTCCATTGACCAGAAAACAACGAGCCGTAACCCACGTTCAACTGTAGGTACCGTAACGGAAATCTATGACTATCTGCGTCTGTTGTTCGCCCGCATCGGACGTCCGACGTGTCCGAAACACGGAGTGGAAATCAGTTCACAAACCGTGCAGCAGATGGTCGACCGCGTGATGGAGTATCCGGAAAGGACGAAACTTCAAATCCTTGCGCCCGTTGTGTCTGGTAGAAAAGGTGAACACGCTAAAGTATTTGAGCAGCTCCAAAGAGAAGGCTATATACGCCTTCGAGTCGATGGGGAAATGCGCGAAATTTCCGAGGAAATAAATCTCGAGAAAAATAAAAAGCACTCGATTGAGGTCGTCATCGATCGAATTGTCGTGAAAGAAGGCGTGGAAGGCCGACTTTCTGACTCTATTGAGACAGCTCTTAAACTTGGCGGCGGTCATACGATTGTGGATGTTATCGGAGAAGAAGAGCTGATGTTCAGCGAACACCATGCATGTCCAATCTGTGGTTTTTCCGTTAGTGAATTAGAACCAAGAATGTTCTCATTCAACAGCCCTTATGGAGCTTGTAATCGCTGTGACGGGTTAGGGACACAGCTTGAAGTCGACATCGACCTTGTTATCCCGGATTGGAGCCGCTCCTTGAATGAACATGCGATTGCTGCATGGGAGCCGCAAAGTTCTCAATACTATCCACAGCTTCTGAAAAGTGTTTCCGATCATTACGGCATAGATATGGATAAACCATTCCGTGACCTGCCAGAAGAACATAAAGAAAAAGTGCTTTATGGCAGTGGTGAGGACAAAATCTACTTCCGCTATGAAAATGACTTTGGAAAAGTACGGGAAAACGATATTTTCTTTGAAGGTGTCATCCCGAACATTGCTCGTCGTTACCGTGAAACGAGCTCTGATTATATCCGTGAACAGATGGAAAAATACATGGCGCAAAAGCCGTGTCCGAAGTGTAAAGGAAATCGATTGAATGAAGAAGCGTTAGCGGTCTTGATCGACGGAAAGCACATCGGTATCACAACCGATTATTCTGTCACTGAAGCGAAGGAGTTCTTCGAGGCTCTTGAGTTGACCGAAAAAGAAGAAACGATCGCCCGTATGATTCTCAAAGAAATCTGTGAACGTCTCAGCTTCTTAGCGAACGTAGGGCTGGATTACTTAACACTCTCCCGTTCGGCCGGGACACTATCGGGTGGTGAGGCTCAGCGAATTCGCCTGGCGACTCAAATCGGTTCAGCACTCACCGGCGTGTTATATGTGCTTGATGAGCCATCCATTGGTCTTCACCAACGGGACAATGACCGGTTGATCAATACACTGAAGCGAATGCGTGATCTTGATAATACGCTGATTGTCGTCGAGCATGATGAAGATACAATGCTCGCCGCGGACTACCTGATCGACATTGGACCAGGAGCAGGGGCGCATGGTGGCGATATTGTCACTCAAGGAACACCGAAACAGGTGATGAAGAGCCGTAAATCCTTGACGGGTCAATATCTATCCGGTAAAAAGTTCATTCCTCTTCCAGCAGAACGTCGGAAGGCGGATGACCGCTTCCTGAGAATTAAAGGAGCCGAAGAGAACAACCTTAAAAAAGTGGATGCAGAGATTCCGCTCGGAGTGTTCACGGCCGTAACAGGCGTTTCCGGATCCGGTAAGAGTACGCTTATTAACGAGATCCTGTATAAGTCTCTTTCGATGAAGCTGCACAATGGAAAACAAAAACCTGGGAAGCATCAAACGATTGAAGGTATGGAACATCTGGATAAAGTGATTGATATCGATCAATCCCCGATCGGCCGGACTCCACGCTCCAATCCGGCTACTTACACGGGCGTGTTTGATGATATCCGTGATGTTTTCGCTCAAACCAATGAAGCGAAAATCAGAGGATATAAAAAAGGCCGGTTCAGCTTCAATGTCAAGGGGGGCCGCTGTGAGGCCTGCCGCGGGGATGGAATCATTAAGATTGAAATGCACTTCCTTCCTGACGTTTATGTCCCTTGTGAAGTTTGCGATGGAAAAAGGTATAATCGCGAAACATTGGAAGTGAAGTATAAAGGAAAGAGCATCGCTGATGTATTAGGGATGACCATTGAGGAAGCGCTCGACTTCTTTGCGAACATTCCTAAGATTAAGCGGAAACTTCAAACAGTCGCTGATGTGGGACTGGAGTATATTAAACTCGGTCAGCCCGCCACCACTCTCTCGGGAGGAGAAGCTCAGCGTGTGAAACTTGCAAGTGAACTCCATCGCCGCTCGAATGGAAAGTCCTTTTATATTTTGGATGAGCCGACAACGGGTCTGCATGTCGATGATATTTCAAGGTTATTGAAAGTGTTGCAAAGACTCGTAGATAACGGTGATTCTGTATTGATCATCGAGCATAACCTTGATGTCATTAAAGAAGCCGATCATATCATTGACCTCGGTCCAGAGGGTGGAGAAAACGGAGGTCGAATTATTGCCAGCGGCACTCCTGAGCATGTATCGGAGCAGGAAATCTCTTATACGGGACGTTATTTGAAACCGGTACTGGAACGTGACAGGGCACGGATGGATAAGAAAATGAATGCCCGTGAAAAAGTAGGGAACAAGTAG
- a CDS encoding YojF family protein — translation MDAIQQKVVQEKIDQLANKEVYVHLETTNGAYASHFDENAYNVGAFIRNAQVSYQHGKIVSTGGSYRVGLKLDMGWVYAEGLTDYEIDEKNRLLMAGHDREGRLMVALEISETPFSHEADPDE, via the coding sequence GTGGATGCCATTCAACAGAAAGTTGTTCAAGAAAAAATTGATCAACTTGCGAATAAAGAAGTTTATGTACACTTAGAAACGACAAACGGGGCTTATGCCAGTCACTTCGATGAAAATGCCTACAACGTCGGGGCGTTTATCCGAAATGCGCAAGTCTCTTATCAACACGGAAAAATCGTCAGTACCGGAGGGTCTTACCGCGTAGGTCTGAAACTGGACATGGGCTGGGTGTATGCTGAAGGATTGACAGATTATGAAATTGATGAAAAGAATCGACTGCTCATGGCCGGTCATGACCGTGAGGGCCGTTTAATGGTTGCTCTTGAAATCAGTGAAACACCTTTTTCACATGAGGCGGATCCTGATGAGTAA
- the bshB2 gene encoding bacillithiol biosynthesis deacetylase BshB2, with protein sequence MSKERVVVIFPHPDDESFGASGTISKFRDEGVPVTYLCGTLGEMGRNMGNPIFANRETLSSFRKKELAEAAKQLDIDVEMLGYRDKTLEFEPRHQVAEHLKERIESLGATIIITHYPGYAVHPDHDALGAAVIEAVENMPEENRPQIWMHAISNQSEHDLGKPEIITDVRPYWERKLAAIKAHLSQADGMMSLIENHDQASEQLERLKTERFYMYKFQ encoded by the coding sequence ATGAGTAAAGAAAGAGTAGTTGTCATTTTCCCTCATCCGGACGATGAATCTTTCGGAGCATCCGGAACGATTTCTAAATTCCGTGATGAAGGGGTGCCGGTTACTTATCTATGCGGTACGCTCGGAGAAATGGGTAGAAACATGGGCAACCCAATATTCGCTAATCGCGAAACGCTTTCTTCTTTTCGAAAAAAGGAGCTGGCTGAAGCGGCGAAACAATTGGATATAGACGTTGAAATGCTTGGCTACAGGGATAAAACATTAGAGTTTGAACCCCGTCATCAAGTGGCTGAGCACCTGAAGGAACGTATCGAATCATTAGGAGCTACCATTATCATTACTCACTATCCGGGGTATGCTGTTCATCCGGATCATGATGCACTTGGGGCAGCAGTGATTGAGGCTGTGGAAAACATGCCTGAGGAGAATCGTCCTCAAATATGGATGCACGCCATATCCAATCAATCGGAACACGATCTAGGAAAGCCTGAGATCATTACGGATGTACGGCCTTACTGGGAAAGGAAATTGGCGGCTATCAAGGCCCATCTCTCCCAGGCTGACGGAATGATGAGTCTGATTGAAAATCATGATCAGGCTTCTGAACAATTAGAGCGGCTGAAAACAGAACGATTTTATATGTACAAATTTCAATGA